The genomic window ATCTTTCGACAATTCGAAGAGGCGGACGTCGCACCCAACGTCGAGCGAGTCGGTCGAATGCTCGAGCTGGGATTCGACCTGTTCCGATTTTACGTGGGTGGAAACCTCGAAATCGACAATCAGATCTTACATGAGTGTCGCGATCGTTATGGAGATCGATTCAAAGTTAAATCACTGGACTTCAGCCGCCGACTTGATTGGAAGTCGTGCGTAGCCGCCGTTGAGCGTCTGCAGTGGGTCGAGCCGATCCTGGTTGAAAGTCCCGCACCCGACATCCCGGGCAAAGCAAAGGTGCGCGAGCGCATACGGTTCCCGGTCAGTGAGCATGTCAGCGACGAGACCCAGGCCATTGCTTTCGCGGAAGGACAGGCTGTCGACATCTTCAATATTGCGACCTGCCACCAGGGCATCAAACGATCGCGCCAGATCTTCGCCATAGCACAGGCCACCGGAATCTC from Gemmatimonadota bacterium includes these protein-coding regions:
- a CDS encoding muconate cycloisomerase — translated: IFRQFEEADVAPNVERVGRMLELGFDLFRFYVGGNLEIDNQILHECRDRYGDRFKVKSLDFSRRLDWKSCVAAVERLQWVEPILVESPAPDIPGKAKVRERIRFPVSEHVSDETQAIAFAEGQAVDIFNIATCHQGIKRSRQIFAIAQATGISTLIGTTQELSIGTSAQAHLGASVSNLDYPGDAAGAQLYIDDVVKHRVQYENGYLLVPKGPGLGMELDESQLQKLGDRQWTFLQELPLERQEDRGKVGKKVQ